One window of the Leptospira koniambonensis genome contains the following:
- a CDS encoding glycosyl transferase has product MKKIHISAFVSGHGFGHISRSLEAIIQILIKNPEWTATINSPRGEEFASSLDVSGIWGQVRSRIQFRKTKSDVGIVQKDSLGMDLESTESEIIEFQKNKASLLQSETEYLKREKPDIIWSDSSSFPFLISSELKIPSLFLGNFTWDYIYSYYRSEIFQKYSEELKKEYTLCDLGLILPLSCPVTSIRKTKNIGLLGRKPNLNKEEARRYYGFEEDIEYYLFSFGAYGIDSAHFDWKEWDPSKRRIVIGGIEWKIEAKNNLGIITIPNCHYPDLLRACDFVLTKPGYGILSESYFAGTPILYTDRGNSPEYKYLVETLQSQYKSSYISHNDLFSFRWEEVSKSAMSSNVVPDPRFQKDAIQEIEDSIIQLIN; this is encoded by the coding sequence ATGAAAAAGATCCATATCTCCGCATTCGTAAGCGGCCACGGTTTCGGCCATATAAGCCGCAGTTTAGAAGCAATCATCCAAATCTTAATTAAAAATCCAGAATGGACCGCAACCATCAATTCTCCTAGAGGAGAAGAATTTGCATCTTCTTTGGATGTCTCCGGAATTTGGGGACAAGTCAGGTCCAGGATCCAATTCAGAAAAACAAAATCGGATGTAGGAATAGTCCAAAAAGATTCTCTTGGAATGGATCTGGAATCCACTGAATCTGAAATTATAGAATTTCAGAAAAATAAAGCCTCTCTTTTACAATCAGAAACAGAATATCTCAAAAGAGAAAAACCGGATATTATATGGTCAGATTCTTCTTCTTTTCCCTTTCTGATCTCTTCTGAATTAAAGATCCCATCTCTATTTTTGGGAAATTTTACTTGGGATTATATTTATTCATATTATAGGTCTGAAATATTTCAAAAATATTCTGAAGAATTAAAGAAAGAATATACACTTTGCGATTTAGGACTAATCCTTCCACTTTCCTGCCCGGTTACTTCTATCCGTAAAACCAAAAACATTGGATTATTAGGACGTAAGCCAAATTTAAATAAAGAAGAAGCCAGAAGATACTATGGCTTTGAAGAAGATATTGAATATTATTTATTTTCCTTCGGTGCTTATGGGATCGACTCCGCTCATTTTGATTGGAAAGAATGGGACCCATCCAAAAGAAGGATTGTAATCGGCGGGATTGAATGGAAGATCGAAGCTAAAAATAATTTAGGGATTATCACTATTCCAAACTGTCATTATCCGGATCTACTTAGAGCATGCGATTTCGTGTTAACCAAACCAGGTTATGGTATTTTAAGTGAGTCTTATTTTGCAGGAACTCCTATACTTTATACAGATAGAGGTAACTCTCCAGAGTATAAATATCTGGTAGAAACGTTACAATCTCAGTATAAATCTTCCTATATCTCTCATAATGATCTATTTTCTTTCCGCTGGGAAGAAGTTTCTAAGTCAGCTATGTCTTCTAACGTTGTGCCTGATCCAAGATTTCAAAAAGATGCCATCCAAGAAATCGAAGATTCAATTATTCAACTTATCAATTAA
- a CDS encoding transposase: protein MKRAIQGKPIVNADTLVLFSASQRANKGRKRHKHGGSTASIYMNDKLGGRQIGTMVHTIVTSKGALILDSVPDQKMDTLGPLFLRNIPITAPVFTDSAYTWLGTAYRNHRMVNHSARSKDSRYRWARNRWSRDGVHAQYAEGNHRAIKQAFSQYGYIQPKYSQLYLDEYCFFKNLKAFGMDRLIETNREKRGIEVVPTQVWEDGVSLLPDRKGRTSQPAALGRSSAFELKARIPTDVLIVNLRFLSKHFVH from the coding sequence ATGAAACGGGCGATACAAGGAAAGCCAATAGTCAACGCCGATACGCTGGTATTGTTCTCCGCATCCCAAAGAGCCAATAAGGGCCGTAAACGTCACAAACACGGTGGTTCTACCGCTTCCATCTATATGAACGACAAGCTGGGAGGCCGACAGATCGGAACGATGGTGCATACGATCGTAACCAGTAAGGGCGCACTGATACTCGATTCGGTCCCGGACCAGAAGATGGATACGCTTGGTCCGCTATTTCTCCGGAACATTCCAATAACCGCACCCGTATTCACCGATAGCGCATACACGTGGCTCGGAACAGCATACCGGAACCACCGGATGGTGAACCACTCGGCCCGTTCGAAGGACAGCCGTTACAGATGGGCAAGGAACCGGTGGAGCAGGGACGGAGTCCACGCCCAATACGCGGAGGGAAACCACCGAGCAATCAAACAGGCGTTCTCCCAATACGGATACATCCAACCAAAGTATTCACAACTCTACCTGGACGAGTATTGTTTCTTTAAGAACCTGAAGGCTTTCGGGATGGATCGGTTAATCGAAACGAACCGGGAAAAGAGGGGGATCGAGGTGGTGCCAACCCAAGTGTGGGAGGATGGGGTATCCTTGCTTCCAGACCGAAAAGGGAGAACTTCTCAGCCAGCTGCGCTCGGCCGTTCTTCCGCTTTTGAGCTGAAAGCGAGGATACCAACCGATGTGCTAATTGTCAATCTGAGATTTTTGTCGAAGCACTTCGTACATTAA
- a CDS encoding TrmH family RNA methyltransferase, with protein sequence MKKNILEISSFSNEKLKYISGLKEKKNREKSDTFFIEGFREIQRAQVSGKVQFEYLLTCPACYLGENEEDLVSSIDAKTIIVPKQIFEKISYRDRPDGLIATAELPDFSLSSKTKLSDDPVLVIEGVEKPGNLGTILRTAEGAGFNKVFVADPRLDLFNPNVIRSSTGTLFTLDVFQSDIKELYPILKNAGYKTYAVTPEAKSLHWDANLKGKVALVFGSEQYGLSEYARSQSDQYISLPMKGVADSLNLAMSAGILMYEVLRQKSQIDN encoded by the coding sequence TTGAAGAAGAACATTTTGGAAATTAGCAGTTTTTCAAATGAAAAGCTGAAATATATCTCCGGACTAAAAGAAAAAAAGAACAGGGAAAAATCAGACACATTCTTCATTGAAGGTTTCAGAGAGATCCAAAGAGCACAGGTTTCAGGCAAAGTACAATTTGAATATCTACTCACCTGCCCCGCTTGTTACTTAGGAGAAAATGAAGAAGATCTGGTCTCTTCTATAGATGCAAAAACGATCATCGTTCCAAAACAAATTTTCGAAAAGATCTCTTATAGAGATAGACCTGACGGCTTAATCGCCACTGCTGAATTACCTGACTTTTCCTTATCTTCTAAAACAAAACTTTCAGACGACCCTGTACTTGTGATCGAAGGTGTAGAAAAGCCTGGAAATCTAGGCACCATCTTAAGAACTGCAGAAGGTGCTGGTTTTAACAAAGTATTTGTTGCTGATCCAAGATTGGATCTATTTAATCCAAACGTCATTCGCTCTTCTACCGGAACATTATTCACCTTGGATGTTTTTCAATCTGACATTAAAGAACTTTATCCTATTCTCAAAAATGCTGGATACAAAACATATGCAGTGACTCCAGAAGCTAAGTCTCTTCATTGGGACGCCAACTTGAAAGGAAAAGTTGCACTTGTTTTTGGAAGCGAACAGTACGGACTAAGTGAATACGCAAGATCTCAAAGTGATCAGTATATTTCTCTCCCTATGAAGGGAGTGGCAGATAGTTTAAATCTGGCAATGTCCGCTGGAATTTTAATGTACGAAGTGCTTCGACAAAAATCTCAGATTGACAATTAG
- a CDS encoding class I SAM-dependent methyltransferase, with amino-acid sequence MSANKNTYQLIDSGNFKKLEQVGPYKVIRPSPVAAWPPTQTSLWKDADGEYHRSDKGGGNWSWKGSSASRPDSEDEFLIQIPPLTVKIRFTPFGHLGIFPEQLSNWDRIRNVSSQLAGQGEVLNLFAYSGLSTLSVLAGGLDACHLDSSKGMVEWARENAQVSGLADKKVRWIIEDVLKFLNREIRREKKYIGFILDPPTFGRGASGEVFKIEKDLPEMMDLLMQLCNNKPEFVFLTCHSTGFSPLALRRILEGRIKTPGNYLTEELSISESTGRLHPAGSNCVFYSNRVKL; translated from the coding sequence ATGAGCGCTAATAAAAATACTTACCAACTCATCGATTCCGGAAATTTCAAAAAGTTAGAACAAGTGGGTCCGTATAAAGTGATCCGCCCTTCTCCGGTTGCCGCTTGGCCTCCAACTCAAACTTCTCTTTGGAAGGACGCTGACGGAGAATATCATAGAAGCGATAAAGGTGGAGGAAATTGGAGCTGGAAAGGATCCAGTGCCTCGAGACCAGACTCAGAAGATGAATTTCTAATCCAGATACCGCCCTTAACTGTTAAGATACGTTTTACTCCTTTTGGACATCTTGGTATCTTTCCGGAACAATTGAGCAATTGGGATCGTATCCGAAATGTTTCTTCTCAACTTGCAGGCCAAGGAGAAGTTCTAAATTTATTTGCATATTCAGGGCTTTCCACCTTATCCGTATTAGCTGGTGGACTAGACGCATGTCATTTGGATTCGTCCAAAGGTATGGTAGAATGGGCTAGAGAAAATGCGCAAGTTTCGGGGCTCGCAGATAAAAAAGTGCGTTGGATCATAGAAGATGTATTAAAATTTCTGAATAGAGAGATCAGAAGAGAAAAAAAATATATAGGTTTTATCTTAGATCCTCCTACCTTCGGCCGCGGCGCCAGCGGAGAAGTTTTCAAAATAGAAAAAGATCTACCGGAAATGATGGATCTACTTATGCAACTCTGCAATAATAAACCTGAATTTGTATTTTTGACCTGTCATTCTACAGGATTTAGCCCTCTTGCACTCAGGAGAATTTTAGAAGGAAGGATCAAAACCCCTGGGAATTATCTCACAGAAGAACTTTCTATCTCTGAATCCACAGGAAGATTACATCCTGCAGGTTCTAACTGTGTATTTTATTCGAATAGAGTAAAACTTTGA
- a CDS encoding class I SAM-dependent rRNA methyltransferase, giving the protein MQTHSSKHNRFRRYQLNKTTESVLNSGHPWILNGKLSTAISAFQDGDWMRLVSGSNETLGFGIYSSSGPIGIRIIQRGNEFSLPHLQQTIERSLELRKPLRTKTNAYRLLHGENDLVPGITVDRYASTWVVQTYSKSLRTFSRLVVRLLYSAASKTEEPIPKQIVWISPQRIGSEKSLPIRFLRGKKEIPYEEKIFLNQVQWKTKIPGQKGGFFLDVRNLRQYILEKPELAKDKDCLHLFSHTGLTSVCIEEAGAKSVFSADGAKEALEEFASHILPETEILNFEKKNTILTKGKHHLVRADLFQDWGFLEDRKFSLIVLDPPNLTPNQAAIPAGKKAYRSLISKALLHLEPEGDLILLSCSGRILESEFEKIGRETLANKGWKYKDLFKLRPEPDHPTRKEFPEGKYFKVHIYKKCEPLDQNI; this is encoded by the coding sequence TTGCAAACCCATTCGTCCAAACACAACCGTTTCCGTCGATACCAACTCAACAAAACAACTGAGTCCGTTTTAAACTCGGGGCATCCTTGGATCTTAAACGGAAAATTATCCACTGCGATCTCTGCATTCCAAGACGGGGATTGGATGAGACTTGTCTCCGGTTCGAATGAGACATTAGGATTTGGGATCTATTCATCTTCCGGTCCGATCGGAATACGTATCATCCAAAGAGGAAATGAATTCTCACTTCCCCACTTACAACAAACCATAGAAAGATCATTGGAACTTAGAAAACCTCTTCGAACCAAAACAAATGCATACAGACTTTTGCATGGAGAGAATGATCTGGTCCCAGGAATCACGGTGGATCGTTATGCATCCACTTGGGTGGTCCAAACCTATTCAAAATCATTAAGAACATTTTCTAGATTGGTAGTCAGACTTCTTTATTCTGCTGCATCCAAAACAGAAGAACCAATTCCAAAACAAATCGTATGGATCTCTCCACAACGTATAGGTTCCGAAAAATCTTTACCCATCCGTTTTCTAAGAGGCAAAAAAGAAATTCCGTATGAGGAAAAAATTTTTCTGAATCAGGTCCAATGGAAAACCAAGATCCCTGGCCAGAAAGGTGGATTCTTTTTAGATGTTCGAAATTTGCGGCAATATATATTAGAAAAACCAGAATTAGCTAAAGACAAAGATTGTCTCCATCTATTCTCCCATACTGGACTTACTTCAGTATGTATAGAAGAAGCAGGTGCAAAGTCTGTCTTCTCCGCTGATGGAGCTAAAGAAGCACTCGAAGAATTTGCGTCTCATATTTTGCCGGAAACTGAAATCTTAAATTTTGAGAAGAAGAATACAATCCTCACAAAAGGAAAACATCATCTGGTCCGGGCAGATCTGTTCCAAGACTGGGGATTTTTAGAAGACAGAAAATTTTCACTGATCGTTTTAGATCCACCCAATCTGACTCCGAACCAAGCTGCTATTCCTGCTGGTAAAAAAGCATATCGTAGTCTAATCTCTAAGGCACTCTTACATTTAGAACCTGAAGGAGACCTAATCTTACTCTCTTGTTCAGGAAGAATCCTAGAGTCCGAATTCGAAAAGATTGGCCGAGAAACCTTGGCAAACAAAGGATGGAAGTACAAGGATCTTTTTAAATTAAGACCGGAACCGGATCATCCTACACGTAAGGAATTTCCGGAGGGGAAATACTTCAAGGTGCATATCTATAAAAAATGTGAACCCTTGGATCAGAACATATGA
- a CDS encoding zeta toxin family protein, with protein sequence MQPRFRMFAGPNGSGKSTFYTKLRNAEIIHTDFYISADRIEAGLRESKRFVFNAYRISVSEEEFFHSLSRSSLINKQNNLNPYDWFSLSKGILNVKPSGINSYSAAMIADILTKKLIAKRQSFCFETVMSHSSKTDLLRLAKMAGYKIYFYFIYTQDPKLNIQRVIQRVNEGGHNVDSDKIIERYKRSFKLLPTALKISDRAYLLDNTEEFETVAEKEGENFFWHVSNIPNPLKPVQKLYPYRS encoded by the coding sequence ATGCAACCTCGTTTTAGAATGTTTGCAGGACCGAACGGTTCAGGAAAGAGCACTTTTTATACAAAGTTGCGAAATGCAGAAATTATTCACACTGACTTTTATATAAGTGCCGATCGGATCGAGGCCGGACTTAGAGAAAGTAAAAGATTCGTTTTTAATGCGTATCGGATCAGTGTTTCTGAAGAAGAATTTTTCCACTCCTTATCTAGATCCAGTTTAATCAATAAACAAAATAATCTGAATCCTTACGACTGGTTCTCATTGTCGAAAGGAATTTTGAATGTGAAACCTTCCGGAATAAATTCCTATTCTGCCGCGATGATTGCTGACATTCTTACAAAAAAACTAATTGCAAAACGGCAGAGTTTCTGTTTTGAAACGGTAATGAGTCATTCGTCTAAGACGGATTTGCTACGTTTAGCCAAAATGGCCGGTTACAAGATTTACTTTTATTTCATTTATACTCAAGATCCAAAATTGAATATCCAGCGAGTAATTCAGAGGGTGAATGAAGGCGGCCATAATGTGGATTCTGATAAGATAATAGAAAGATATAAAAGAAGTTTTAAATTATTGCCTACAGCATTAAAAATCTCTGATCGAGCATACTTATTGGATAATACGGAAGAATTTGAAACTGTCGCCGAAAAAGAGGGAGAAAATTTTTTCTGGCATGTTTCAAATATCCCAAATCCGCTTAAACCAGTCCAAAAACTTTATCCATATAGATCCTAA
- a CDS encoding citrate synthase → MANTAILKIDGKEYELPIITGTENEKAIDISKLRQQTGYITLDNGYLNTGACTSAVTFLDGELGILRYRGIPIEQLAEKSSFTEVAYLLIYGHLPSDKELQDWDKELTMHTLIHEDLKRLYNGFPKDGHPMAIMSTMIGSLSTYYQDSYDPENPDHRHISMVRLLAKFPTIASFAYKKSLGQPTVHPMNHLDYCSNFLNMMFSVPSEEYYIDPEIVKALNLLLILHADHEQNCSTSTVRLVGSSLANLYGAISAGICALWGPRHGGANQEVLEMLLEIKASGLSVKKIVEKAKDKNDAFRLSGFGHRVYKNFDPRAKIIKKACDAVLSRLGVNDPLLDIAKELEEAALKDSYFVERKLYPNVDFYSGIIYRALGIPVNMFTVMFAMGRLPGWIAQWKEMIESPDMKIGRPRQIYTGATDTAYDSAKKK, encoded by the coding sequence ATGGCAAACACCGCAATCTTAAAAATCGACGGTAAAGAATATGAACTACCCATCATTACGGGAACAGAAAACGAAAAGGCCATAGACATCTCCAAACTCAGACAACAAACAGGATACATTACATTAGATAACGGTTATTTAAACACCGGTGCCTGCACGAGCGCAGTTACATTCCTGGATGGAGAGTTGGGAATTTTAAGATACCGTGGTATCCCGATCGAACAATTGGCCGAAAAATCAAGTTTCACCGAAGTTGCTTATCTTTTGATCTATGGCCATCTTCCTTCCGACAAAGAATTACAAGATTGGGACAAAGAGCTGACCATGCACACTTTGATCCATGAAGACTTAAAACGTCTTTATAATGGATTTCCTAAAGATGGTCACCCAATGGCGATCATGTCCACAATGATCGGTTCACTTTCTACTTATTACCAAGATTCTTATGATCCAGAAAATCCAGATCATAGACATATCTCTATGGTCCGTCTTTTAGCGAAGTTCCCTACAATCGCTTCCTTCGCTTATAAAAAATCATTAGGCCAACCTACTGTTCACCCAATGAACCACTTGGATTATTGCAGTAACTTCTTGAACATGATGTTCTCCGTTCCTAGTGAAGAATATTATATCGATCCTGAGATCGTAAAAGCCCTGAACCTTTTATTAATACTTCATGCTGACCACGAACAAAACTGTTCTACTTCTACAGTTCGTTTAGTTGGTTCTTCTCTTGCAAACTTGTATGGAGCGATCTCTGCGGGTATCTGCGCACTTTGGGGACCTCGTCACGGAGGAGCAAACCAAGAAGTATTAGAAATGCTTTTAGAGATCAAAGCTTCCGGTCTTTCAGTGAAAAAGATCGTAGAAAAAGCAAAAGATAAGAATGATGCATTCCGTCTTTCCGGATTCGGGCACAGAGTTTACAAAAACTTTGATCCACGTGCTAAAATTATCAAAAAAGCTTGTGACGCGGTTCTTTCCAGATTGGGAGTGAACGACCCTCTATTAGATATCGCTAAAGAATTAGAAGAAGCTGCTCTTAAAGATTCTTACTTCGTCGAAAGAAAACTTTATCCGAACGTAGACTTCTATAGTGGTATTATTTACCGTGCACTTGGAATTCCAGTGAACATGTTCACAGTAATGTTTGCAATGGGACGTCTTCCAGGTTGGATCGCTCAATGGAAAGAAATGATCGAATCTCCTGATATGAAAATCGGTAGACCTCGTCAGATCTATACTGGAGCGACTGACACTGCTTACGATAGCGCTAAGAAAAAGTAA
- a CDS encoding lytic transglycosylase domain-containing protein, translating to MKKTILGLLPFLVVGSLFADDDLKYLVKSYSLEKIRRIFRERSPSKESEVYALVRFHETHPDGDESNKFRYLVSLLKGRLVVGVTKEELHSLIKNPLPPMNAVSKMSFWKLYEEMVKRKSLSSSELISYLKKLPPEYDPIYKNVIGEILRIHYENGEFKEAKDYAESFSEKDKKEFFGAMAYYRYAKALYKFGEVQKGENLLYALAEDANVPSYVKKDIYTDLRTWKGESFYKQIPLDKGVLFIPFLDASDKKSFISSHQYFGSIVFERPESWKAAARGLVQYYPERLFSLFSRHKSYAEYFPEFTAAMSVELSNQNLAKSGLDLLEKTNLSSSESVEYAYARAYKRLGERDKYFNGLLSSLEKNPYNLIRQDELIDLLIGDHSHFLEESYWKEALKRIPNLPVKGRLVYWYLRSLKSKGKQDELHSWLKSYYKFIPGSYYTRVIREEFATEISSIQQPDSPLRNKDTLYEYLSLTSGDPKYSDKIIGRDLEFAYFPDSFSLDVRIDSAHSKVRGNTLLQNAKEYLEIGEMAHASSLIDKFVLQTGTSEEEKDEIFAALGEVTGNQYLTVFHTRNLMKRRRIPDDVILLPSKLASRIYPRPHRDIVSHYSKSFGIEEDIVYAVMRQESFFKENAVSSSNARGLMQIMGPTGKGLAQGLGLGPYSLFDPEISIQMGAKFLKYLLSSNENDLKWASIAYNGGPGNLRKWKRNHYHGDFNHFLEELPLKEPRDYCRIVTSNYYNYQSLRQYKNR from the coding sequence ATGAAAAAAACGATTCTGGGGTTACTCCCGTTTCTAGTTGTCGGCAGTCTTTTTGCGGACGACGACCTAAAATACTTGGTCAAATCCTATAGTTTAGAAAAAATCCGCAGGATTTTCAGGGAAAGATCTCCCTCCAAAGAGTCCGAGGTATACGCACTCGTCCGTTTCCATGAAACACATCCGGACGGGGACGAGAGCAACAAATTCAGATACCTAGTCTCCCTTTTAAAAGGAAGACTTGTGGTCGGAGTTACTAAAGAAGAACTTCATAGTCTGATCAAGAACCCTCTTCCTCCCATGAATGCAGTCTCCAAAATGAGTTTTTGGAAATTGTATGAGGAAATGGTAAAAAGAAAAAGTTTATCTTCTTCCGAACTTATCTCTTATCTCAAAAAACTTCCTCCTGAATATGATCCTATTTATAAAAATGTAATTGGGGAAATTCTTCGTATTCATTACGAAAATGGAGAATTCAAAGAAGCAAAGGACTACGCCGAAAGTTTTTCCGAAAAAGATAAGAAAGAATTTTTCGGAGCTATGGCTTATTATAGATACGCAAAGGCATTATATAAATTCGGAGAAGTGCAGAAGGGAGAAAATCTTTTATATGCTCTCGCAGAAGATGCAAATGTTCCTTCTTACGTTAAAAAGGATATTTATACTGATTTAAGGACTTGGAAGGGAGAATCCTTTTATAAACAGATCCCTTTAGATAAAGGAGTTTTATTTATCCCTTTCTTGGATGCGAGCGATAAAAAATCTTTTATATCTTCTCACCAATATTTCGGTTCCATCGTTTTTGAAAGGCCTGAAAGTTGGAAGGCCGCCGCAAGAGGTTTAGTCCAATATTATCCGGAAAGGCTTTTTTCTCTTTTCTCCAGGCATAAGAGTTATGCAGAATATTTCCCTGAATTTACTGCAGCCATGTCTGTAGAACTCTCCAACCAAAACTTGGCAAAATCAGGTTTAGATCTATTAGAAAAAACAAATTTATCTTCCTCCGAATCTGTGGAATATGCGTATGCAAGGGCTTATAAACGTTTAGGAGAAAGAGATAAATATTTTAACGGACTTCTATCTTCTCTCGAAAAAAATCCTTATAATCTAATCCGCCAAGATGAGCTGATCGATCTTTTGATCGGGGACCATTCTCATTTCTTAGAAGAATCTTATTGGAAAGAGGCCTTAAAACGTATCCCCAATCTTCCAGTCAAAGGTAGATTGGTGTATTGGTATTTGAGAAGTTTAAAATCCAAAGGTAAACAGGATGAACTTCACTCTTGGTTAAAATCTTATTATAAATTCATTCCAGGTTCTTACTATACGAGAGTCATCCGAGAAGAATTTGCAACAGAGATCTCTTCTATCCAACAACCGGACAGTCCTCTTAGAAACAAGGATACATTATACGAATATCTTTCTCTGACTTCAGGAGATCCTAAATATTCGGATAAGATCATTGGAAGAGATCTGGAATTTGCCTATTTTCCGGATTCATTCTCCCTGGATGTTCGGATAGATTCTGCTCATAGCAAGGTAAGAGGAAATACTCTATTACAAAATGCTAAAGAATATTTAGAGATCGGAGAGATGGCTCATGCAAGTTCCCTGATAGATAAATTTGTTTTGCAAACTGGAACATCCGAAGAAGAAAAAGACGAAATTTTCGCGGCACTGGGAGAGGTTACAGGTAACCAATACTTAACTGTATTCCATACAAGAAATCTAATGAAAAGAAGAAGGATCCCTGATGATGTGATCCTTCTCCCCTCCAAACTCGCGTCCAGGATCTATCCTAGACCTCATAGAGATATAGTTTCTCATTATTCTAAATCTTTCGGGATCGAAGAAGATATTGTATATGCTGTGATGAGGCAGGAATCCTTTTTTAAGGAGAATGCTGTATCTTCTTCCAATGCTAGAGGTCTCATGCAGATTATGGGACCTACTGGAAAAGGTTTAGCCCAAGGTTTAGGACTTGGTCCTTATTCTCTTTTTGATCCGGAAATTTCTATCCAAATGGGTGCAAAATTCCTAAAATATCTTCTTTCTTCCAATGAAAACGATTTGAAATGGGCTTCTATCGCTTATAACGGAGGTCCGGGAAATCTCAGAAAATGGAAACGAAATCATTATCATGGAGATTTTAATCACTTTTTGGAAGAACTTCCTTTAAAAGAACCCCGTGATTATTGCAGGATCGTAACGTCAAACTATTATAATTACCAAAGTTTAAGGCAGTACAAAAACCGCTAA